The following coding sequences lie in one Leucobacter allii genomic window:
- a CDS encoding DUF4191 domain-containing protein — MAAEKAKRNGRIRQMVEVYRTTKVHDRNLPLALLLCFLAPVAVSLLLAWLLSGAWFGWIVWPVTGILVGILLVMIVLGRRAEKVAYEQIEGRPGAVGAVVQSALRRSWRGSEVPVAINRNQDAVYRVIGRGGVVLISEGSRSRTQRMAADEERKIKRALRNVEVVHLYVGPDGDGVPLPRLSKTLVKLKPKLNRNEVAAVYNRLVSLQAAPIGIPKGMDPNRVRSQRPR; from the coding sequence ATGGCAGCAGAGAAGGCGAAGCGCAACGGCCGCATCAGGCAGATGGTCGAGGTCTACCGGACGACGAAGGTCCACGACCGCAATCTTCCGCTCGCGCTGCTGCTGTGCTTCCTCGCCCCTGTGGCCGTGTCGTTGCTGCTCGCCTGGCTGCTCTCCGGCGCCTGGTTCGGGTGGATCGTCTGGCCCGTCACCGGCATCCTCGTCGGTATCCTCCTCGTGATGATCGTGCTCGGACGCCGGGCCGAGAAGGTGGCCTACGAGCAGATCGAGGGGCGTCCCGGCGCCGTCGGCGCGGTCGTGCAGAGCGCGCTGCGGCGCTCCTGGCGGGGCTCCGAGGTGCCCGTCGCCATCAACCGCAACCAGGACGCGGTGTACCGCGTGATCGGCCGCGGCGGCGTCGTGCTCATCTCCGAGGGCTCCCGCTCCCGCACCCAGCGCATGGCCGCCGACGAGGAGCGCAAGATCAAGCGCGCGCTGCGCAATGTCGAGGTCGTGCATCTCTACGTCGGCCCCGACGGCGACGGAGTGCCGCTGCCCAGGCTCTCCAAGACGCTCGTGAAGCTGAAGCCGAAGCTCAACCGCAACGAGGTCGCCGCCGTCTACAACCGGCTCGTCTCGCTGCAGGCGGCGCCGATCGGCATCCCCAAGGGGATGGACCCGAACCGCGTCCGCTCGCAGCGCCCGCGTTGA
- a CDS encoding RDD family protein: protein MTSQQPQRFGDLEPSVWPGERLGLPEQGTGSVGRIGRRFLAIFIDWTSALLLASLFARGAEASWLTLLIFAVLQIVFIPTIGGSVGHRLCGLRVVPIAGGWVGPWRPILRTLLLCLVIPVLVWDSDQRGFHDKIAGTVLIRG from the coding sequence GTGACTTCGCAGCAGCCGCAGCGCTTCGGCGATCTCGAGCCGAGCGTCTGGCCGGGTGAGCGGCTGGGGCTCCCGGAGCAGGGCACGGGCTCCGTCGGTCGCATCGGCAGGCGCTTCCTCGCGATCTTCATCGACTGGACGAGCGCGCTGCTGCTCGCGAGCCTCTTCGCCCGCGGGGCGGAGGCCTCCTGGCTGACACTGCTCATCTTCGCGGTGCTCCAGATCGTCTTCATCCCCACGATCGGCGGGTCGGTGGGGCACCGCCTGTGCGGCCTGCGGGTCGTCCCGATCGCCGGGGGGTGGGTGGGGCCGTGGCGTCCGATCCTGCGGACGCTGCTGCTGTGCCTCGTGATCCCGGTCCTCGTATGGGATTCCGACCAGCGCGGCTTCCACGACAAGATCGCGGGCACGGTGCTCATCCGCGGCTGA
- the glnA gene encoding type I glutamate--ammonia ligase yields MFSTPQEVIDFIKETDVKFVDIRFTDLPGVQQHFNIPAATVDLDFFEVGQMFDGSSVRGFAGIAESDMQLIPDVTTAYLDQFRAERTLVLLFDIFNPRTGEIYAKDPRQVAKKAERYLASTGIADTAFFAPEAEFYIFDSVRFETKPESTMYEIDSEEAMWTSARKDEGGNLSHKTPAKGGYFPVSPVDKQADLRDDISLRLIESGLELERSHHEVGAPGQAEINYRFNTLVRAADDVLKFKYIVKNTAELWGKTATFMPKPVFGDNGSGMHTHMSLWKGGEPLFYDENGYAALSDTARWYIGGILRHAPALLAFTNPTINSYRRLVKGYEAPVNLAYSAGNRSAAIRVPLTGSNPKAKRIEFRAPDASGNPYLAFAAQLMAGLDGIRNRIEPMEPIDKDLYELPPEELKSIPQVPGTLEEALDALAADHQFLLEGDVFTEELIQTWIDLKTELEIAPMALRPHPYEFELYYGV; encoded by the coding sequence ATGTTCAGCACCCCCCAGGAAGTCATCGACTTCATCAAGGAGACGGATGTCAAGTTCGTCGACATCCGGTTCACCGATCTCCCGGGTGTGCAGCAGCACTTCAATATCCCGGCGGCGACCGTCGATCTCGACTTCTTCGAGGTCGGGCAGATGTTCGACGGCTCCTCCGTCCGCGGCTTCGCGGGGATCGCCGAGTCCGACATGCAGCTCATCCCCGATGTGACGACGGCGTACCTCGACCAGTTCCGCGCCGAGCGCACACTCGTGCTCCTCTTCGACATCTTCAACCCCCGCACCGGCGAGATCTACGCCAAGGACCCCCGTCAGGTCGCGAAGAAGGCGGAGCGCTATCTCGCCTCCACCGGCATCGCCGACACGGCCTTCTTCGCTCCCGAGGCGGAGTTCTACATCTTCGACTCCGTGCGCTTCGAGACGAAGCCCGAGAGCACGATGTACGAGATCGACTCCGAGGAGGCCATGTGGACCTCCGCGCGCAAGGACGAGGGCGGCAACCTCTCCCATAAGACTCCGGCCAAGGGCGGCTACTTCCCGGTCTCCCCGGTCGACAAGCAGGCGGATCTGCGCGACGACATCTCGCTGCGGCTCATCGAGTCGGGCCTCGAGCTCGAGCGCTCGCACCACGAGGTCGGCGCGCCCGGTCAGGCCGAGATCAACTACCGCTTCAACACGCTCGTTCGGGCCGCGGATGACGTGCTGAAGTTCAAGTACATCGTGAAGAACACGGCAGAGCTCTGGGGCAAGACGGCGACCTTCATGCCGAAGCCCGTCTTCGGCGACAACGGATCGGGCATGCACACGCACATGTCGCTCTGGAAGGGCGGCGAGCCCCTCTTCTACGACGAGAACGGCTACGCGGCGCTCTCCGACACGGCTCGCTGGTACATCGGCGGCATCCTCCGCCACGCGCCCGCGCTGCTCGCGTTCACCAATCCGACCATCAACAGCTACCGCCGCCTCGTCAAGGGCTACGAGGCCCCGGTGAACCTCGCCTACTCGGCCGGCAACCGCTCCGCCGCGATCCGCGTGCCGCTCACCGGCTCGAACCCCAAGGCGAAGCGCATCGAGTTCCGTGCGCCCGACGCCTCCGGCAACCCCTATCTCGCCTTCGCGGCGCAGCTCATGGCCGGTCTCGACGGCATCCGCAACCGGATCGAGCCCATGGAGCCGATCGACAAGGATCTCTACGAGCTGCCCCCCGAGGAGCTCAAGAGCATCCCCCAGGTGCCCGGCACGCTCGAGGAGGCGCTCGACGCGCTGGCCGCCGACCACCAGTTCCTGCTCGAGGGCGACGTCTTCACCGAGGAGCTGATCCAGACCTGGATCGACCTCAAGACCGAGCTCGAGATCGCCCCGATGGCGCTCCGCCCGCACCCCTACGAGTTCGAGCTGTACTACGGCGTGTAG
- a CDS encoding bifunctional [glutamine synthetase] adenylyltransferase/[glutamine synthetase]-adenylyl-L-tyrosine phosphorylase: MTAGPELKLAAVARAGFQDLSVARQGMAELAISLGSDVEPLIEAFALAADPDAALLRIRYLDETHPGLLGGLDGSSVRRLCLLVGASPALGDFFARNPGRLGEVLETGGRLVPPEAASRELLATVRRGGPRAVAEDGWTALRVRYRELLAEAMLYDLRCGRGEIAEAPEDAPEAFEAVAACLSGLAGAAVEAALELAVSTLRSGAAGPPVAAERIDAVRIAVVAMGKCGAEELNVVSDVDVVFIAETRDPDVLDGDALHRIATRLASETMRGIHDPAIEPPLWQLDANLRPEGRHGPLVRTLGSMLAYYERWAKAWEFQALLKARPLAGDLDLGAEFVARTRDAVWSSSSREDFVGSVQRMRQRVTEHIADDELEVQLKLGPGGLRDIEFSAQLLQLVHGQYDDSIHQRGTLPALRALVEGGYVARGDGDRLAADYRLLRVLEHRLQLRELRRTAIMPTDEEGLRVLARASGLAATGPALLALWERTKREVRELHLKIFYAPLLAAVAALPEEELVLGSDEARARLHSIGFRDPDGAMRNLAALTRGTSRRARIQRNLMPVLLQWLAEGTDPDYGLLAFRRVSEANRETPWYLRLLRDGAGAAERLTRVLSCSRYAAELLESIPDAVAWLERDETLRPVPLQPLLEEMRSIASRRTTAEEAATALRAVHRREVLRLALGRVCGVITDRDVANGLDAAHTALLDALLSAVRGEAAAADGPAERIELALIGMGRYGGGELGFASDIDLIAVFRAPGGSAPEHASRAAVRTISELRRLVSDPRFPVDLDFDLRPEGKNGPLVRSLDAYRAYYERWSVTWEAQALLRARPVAGDARLGRDFVALADEIRYPASFGEERTREVRRIKARVEAERLPQGAAPERHLKLGPGGISDVEWLLQLIQLREGAAHPQLRTVSTLAVLDAASELGLLDSEEAEQLRESWRFASRARSALKLWTGRASDSLPVDRTDLAGIAAILGMPTDRTFELEERWFGVSRRARAVFEREFFGYRDEDRFPRI; this comes from the coding sequence GTGACGGCAGGACCCGAGTTGAAGCTCGCGGCGGTCGCGCGCGCCGGATTCCAGGATCTCTCCGTCGCGCGGCAGGGGATGGCCGAGCTCGCGATCTCGCTGGGGAGCGACGTGGAGCCCCTCATCGAGGCGTTCGCGCTCGCAGCCGATCCCGACGCCGCGCTGCTCCGCATCCGGTATCTCGACGAGACGCATCCGGGGCTGCTCGGCGGGCTCGACGGGAGCTCCGTGCGCCGACTCTGCCTCCTCGTCGGCGCCTCGCCCGCTCTCGGCGACTTCTTCGCCCGCAACCCGGGACGGCTCGGCGAGGTGCTGGAGACCGGCGGTCGCCTCGTCCCGCCGGAAGCGGCGAGCCGGGAACTGCTCGCGACCGTGCGCCGCGGCGGACCGCGAGCCGTCGCCGAGGACGGCTGGACCGCGCTGCGCGTGCGCTATCGGGAGCTCCTCGCGGAGGCCATGCTCTACGATCTGCGCTGCGGGCGCGGCGAGATCGCAGAGGCGCCGGAGGATGCCCCGGAGGCCTTCGAGGCCGTCGCGGCCTGCCTCTCGGGACTCGCCGGCGCCGCGGTGGAGGCGGCGCTCGAACTCGCCGTCTCGACACTCCGCTCGGGCGCCGCGGGTCCGCCGGTGGCCGCGGAGCGGATCGACGCGGTGCGGATCGCCGTCGTCGCCATGGGCAAGTGCGGCGCCGAAGAGCTCAACGTGGTGTCGGACGTCGACGTCGTCTTCATCGCCGAGACCCGCGATCCCGACGTCCTCGACGGCGACGCGCTGCACCGCATCGCGACTCGGCTCGCGAGCGAGACCATGCGCGGCATCCACGATCCCGCGATCGAGCCGCCGCTCTGGCAGCTCGATGCGAACCTCCGGCCGGAGGGACGCCACGGCCCGCTCGTGCGCACCCTCGGTTCCATGCTGGCCTACTACGAGCGCTGGGCGAAGGCGTGGGAGTTCCAGGCACTGCTGAAGGCGCGGCCGCTCGCCGGCGACCTCGACCTGGGGGCCGAATTCGTGGCCCGCACCCGCGATGCCGTCTGGTCCTCGTCGTCCCGGGAGGACTTCGTCGGCTCGGTGCAGCGCATGCGGCAGCGCGTCACCGAGCACATCGCCGACGACGAGCTCGAGGTGCAGCTCAAGCTCGGCCCCGGCGGGCTCCGCGACATCGAGTTCAGCGCTCAGCTGCTGCAGCTCGTGCACGGCCAGTACGACGACTCGATCCATCAGCGGGGCACCCTGCCGGCCCTGCGCGCGCTCGTGGAAGGCGGGTACGTGGCGCGCGGCGACGGCGACCGACTCGCCGCCGACTACCGGCTGCTGCGCGTGCTGGAGCACCGGCTGCAGCTGCGGGAGCTGCGGCGCACCGCCATCATGCCGACCGACGAGGAGGGTCTGCGGGTCCTCGCCCGCGCGAGCGGTCTGGCGGCCACCGGGCCCGCGCTCCTCGCCCTCTGGGAGCGCACGAAGCGAGAGGTGAGGGAGCTCCATCTCAAGATCTTCTACGCGCCGCTCCTGGCGGCCGTCGCAGCGCTGCCCGAGGAGGAGCTCGTCCTCGGCAGCGACGAGGCGCGGGCCCGCCTGCACAGCATCGGCTTCCGCGACCCGGACGGCGCGATGCGCAATCTCGCGGCGCTCACCCGGGGCACCTCGCGACGCGCACGCATCCAGCGCAATCTCATGCCCGTGCTCCTGCAGTGGCTCGCCGAGGGGACCGACCCGGACTACGGTCTGCTCGCCTTCCGCCGCGTGAGCGAGGCGAATCGCGAGACGCCCTGGTATCTGCGCCTGCTCAGGGACGGCGCCGGCGCGGCGGAGCGCCTCACCCGCGTGCTCTCCTGCTCGCGATACGCCGCCGAGCTGCTCGAATCGATCCCGGACGCCGTGGCATGGCTCGAACGCGACGAGACCCTGCGCCCTGTGCCGCTGCAGCCGCTTCTGGAGGAGATGCGATCGATCGCCTCGCGCCGCACGACGGCCGAGGAGGCGGCGACGGCGCTGCGAGCCGTGCACCGCCGCGAAGTACTTCGCCTCGCACTCGGCAGAGTGTGCGGGGTGATCACCGACCGCGACGTCGCCAACGGGCTGGACGCCGCGCACACGGCGCTGCTCGATGCGCTGCTGTCGGCGGTCCGCGGCGAGGCGGCAGCTGCGGACGGCCCGGCGGAGCGCATCGAGCTGGCGCTCATCGGCATGGGTCGCTACGGGGGAGGGGAACTCGGCTTCGCGTCGGACATCGACCTCATCGCGGTGTTCCGCGCGCCCGGGGGTTCCGCTCCCGAGCACGCCTCGCGCGCCGCCGTGCGCACGATCTCGGAGCTGCGCCGACTCGTCTCGGATCCTCGATTCCCCGTCGATCTCGACTTCGATCTGCGCCCGGAGGGGAAGAACGGCCCGCTCGTACGCAGCCTCGACGCCTACCGCGCATACTACGAGCGGTGGTCGGTGACCTGGGAGGCGCAGGCGCTCCTGCGGGCGCGCCCGGTCGCGGGCGATGCCCGGCTCGGACGCGATTTCGTGGCCCTGGCCGACGAGATCCGATACCCGGCGAGCTTCGGCGAGGAGCGCACCCGCGAAGTGCGGCGGATCAAGGCGCGCGTGGAGGCGGAGCGTCTGCCGCAGGGCGCCGCACCCGAGCGGCATCTCAAACTCGGCCCGGGCGGCATTAGCGACGTGGAGTGGCTGCTGCAGCTCATCCAGTTGCGCGAGGGCGCCGCGCATCCGCAGCTGCGCACCGTGTCCACCCTGGCGGTGCTCGACGCCGCGAGCGAACTCGGCCTGCTGGATTCCGAGGAGGCCGAGCAGCTGCGTGAGTCCTGGCGCTTCGCGAGTCGCGCCCGCTCGGCGCTGAAGCTGTGGACCGGGCGCGCCTCCGACTCCCTGCCTGTCGATCGCACCGACCTCGCCGGCATCGCGGCGATCCTCGGCATGCCGACGGACCGCACCTTCGAGCTCGAGGAGCGCTGGTTCGGGGTGTCGCGACGCGCCCGGGCGGTCTTCGAGCGCGAGTTCTTCGGGTATCGAGACGAGGACCGCTTCCCCCGTATCTGA
- the glnA gene encoding type I glutamate--ammonia ligase, which yields MSKQRDFVLRTIEERGVRFVRLWFSDVSGTLKSVALAPAEVESAFSEGIGFDGSAIEGLTRAYESDLLAVPDPSTFQLLPWRSQLAPTARMFCDIRTPNGEPAVADPRNVLKRTLARAAELGFTFYTHPEIEFYLLKSKEFGQEGPVPVDRAGYFDNVPGGTAHDFRRESVNMLEELGISVEFSHHEAGPGQNEIDLRYADALTTADNIMTFRTVVKEVAISQGVHATFMPKPLAGQPGSGMHTHLSLLEGDTNAFYDAGAKYQISQTGRRFIAGLLRHAPEITAVTNQYINSYKRMWGGDEAPSFVSWGHNNRSALVRVPMYKPGKGDAARVEYRGLDSAVNPYLGYSVLLAAGLKGIQEEYELPPEAENNVWALSDGERRAMGFDALPQSLDHALAVMERSELVAETLGEQVFAYFIRDKRREVAEYRSQVTPYELRSMLDTV from the coding sequence GTGAGCAAGCAGCGCGATTTTGTCCTCCGCACCATCGAGGAGCGCGGAGTCCGGTTCGTGCGGCTGTGGTTCAGCGATGTCTCCGGCACACTCAAATCCGTCGCGCTGGCCCCCGCCGAGGTGGAGAGCGCGTTCAGCGAGGGCATCGGCTTCGACGGATCCGCGATCGAGGGGCTGACCCGCGCCTACGAGTCCGATCTGCTCGCGGTGCCGGATCCCTCGACGTTCCAGCTGCTGCCCTGGCGCAGCCAGCTCGCGCCGACCGCCCGCATGTTCTGCGACATCCGCACGCCGAACGGCGAGCCGGCCGTCGCGGACCCCCGCAACGTGCTCAAGCGCACGCTCGCGCGCGCCGCCGAACTCGGCTTCACCTTCTACACCCACCCCGAGATCGAGTTCTACCTGCTGAAGTCGAAGGAGTTCGGGCAGGAGGGCCCCGTTCCGGTCGACCGCGCCGGGTACTTCGACAACGTGCCCGGCGGCACCGCGCACGACTTCCGCCGGGAGAGCGTCAACATGCTCGAGGAGCTCGGGATCTCCGTCGAGTTCAGCCACCACGAGGCCGGTCCGGGACAGAACGAGATCGACCTGCGCTACGCGGATGCCCTCACCACGGCGGACAACATCATGACGTTCCGCACGGTCGTGAAGGAGGTCGCGATCTCGCAGGGCGTGCACGCCACCTTCATGCCGAAGCCCCTCGCCGGCCAGCCCGGATCGGGAATGCACACCCACCTCTCGCTCCTCGAGGGCGACACGAACGCCTTCTACGATGCCGGGGCCAAGTACCAGATCTCCCAGACCGGGCGCCGCTTCATCGCGGGGCTGCTGCGGCACGCGCCGGAGATCACCGCGGTGACGAATCAGTACATCAACTCCTACAAACGGATGTGGGGCGGGGATGAGGCGCCGTCCTTCGTCAGCTGGGGCCACAACAACCGCTCGGCGCTGGTGCGCGTGCCCATGTACAAGCCGGGCAAGGGCGACGCGGCCCGCGTCGAGTATCGCGGCCTCGACAGCGCGGTGAACCCCTACCTCGGCTACTCGGTGCTCCTCGCCGCCGGGCTCAAGGGCATCCAGGAGGAGTACGAGCTGCCCCCGGAGGCCGAGAACAACGTGTGGGCGCTCAGCGACGGCGAGCGGCGGGCTATGGGCTTCGATGCACTCCCGCAGAGCCTCGATCACGCGCTCGCGGTGATGGAGCGCTCCGAGCTCGTTGCCGAGACGCTCGGCGAGCAGGTGTTCGCCTACTTCATCAGGGACAAGCGCCGCGAGGTCGCGGAGTACCGCAGCCAGGTGACCCCGTACGAGCTGCGCTCGATGCTCGACACCGTCTGA
- a CDS encoding methionine aminopeptidase produces the protein MSKRDWGIEDPAETYWFNTRTRAVEEGPQSLSVDRLGPFSSREEAARAEEIVAERARRWAEEDAVED, from the coding sequence GTGAGCAAGCGCGACTGGGGGATCGAGGATCCCGCCGAGACCTACTGGTTCAACACCCGCACCCGCGCCGTCGAGGAGGGGCCGCAGTCGCTCTCCGTCGACCGCCTCGGACCGTTCTCGAGCCGCGAGGAGGCCGCGAGGGCGGAGGAGATCGTCGCGGAGCGGGCCCGCCGGTGGGCGGAGGAGGACGCGGTCGAGGACTGA
- the map gene encoding type I methionyl aminopeptidase, which yields MPFDAHGHLIPGRLPQPRSVPAEIARPPYVGLAAPQAYTGDDTYSEDEIARIRAAGRIASRALDAVGEAVRPGATTAELDRIAHEFVVSHGAYPSTLGYRGYRASSCTSVNEVICHGIPDDTVLRDGDIVNVDVTAYLDGYHGDTNRTFRVGAVREEVDLLVERTRVAMMRGIRAARPGREVNVIGRVIETYAKRFGYGVVRDFTGHGVGAAFHSGLIIPHYDSAPAYADVIKPGMVFTVEPMLTLGTHEWEQWDDGWTVTTRDRSVTAQFEHTVVIRDDGFELLTVSE from the coding sequence ATGCCCTTCGACGCACACGGTCATCTCATCCCCGGTCGCCTGCCCCAGCCGAGGAGCGTGCCGGCGGAGATCGCGCGGCCGCCCTACGTCGGGCTCGCGGCTCCCCAGGCCTACACCGGCGACGACACCTACTCCGAGGACGAGATCGCCCGGATCCGCGCCGCCGGTCGGATCGCGTCCCGTGCGCTCGACGCCGTCGGGGAGGCGGTGCGGCCGGGCGCGACGACGGCGGAGCTCGACCGGATCGCGCACGAGTTCGTGGTGTCGCACGGAGCCTACCCCTCGACCCTCGGCTACCGCGGGTACCGCGCGTCCTCCTGCACCTCGGTCAACGAGGTCATCTGCCACGGCATCCCGGACGACACCGTGCTGCGCGACGGCGACATCGTGAACGTCGACGTCACGGCGTACCTCGACGGCTACCACGGCGACACCAACCGCACCTTCCGCGTCGGCGCGGTGCGCGAGGAGGTCGATCTGCTCGTCGAGCGCACCCGCGTGGCCATGATGCGCGGCATCCGCGCGGCGCGCCCGGGGCGAGAGGTCAACGTCATCGGGCGGGTCATCGAGACCTACGCGAAGCGCTTCGGCTACGGGGTCGTTCGCGACTTCACCGGGCACGGCGTCGGCGCCGCCTTCCATTCGGGGCTCATCATCCCCCACTACGACTCCGCCCCCGCCTACGCCGACGTGATCAAGCCGGGCATGGTGTTCACGGTCGAGCCGATGCTCACGCTCGGCACCCACGAGTGGGAGCAGTGGGACGACGGCTGGACGGTCACGACGCGCGATCGGAGCGTCACGGCCCAGTTCGAGCACACGGTCGTCATCCGCGACGACGGCTTCGAGCTGCTCACCGTCTCCGAATAG
- a CDS encoding zinc ribbon domain-containing protein, translating into MKASPRQQRLLLDLQDLDTAIARLRRRRQTIPERAELDALADGAEAAKTRYMAAQRELDAQRAEFDRIEADVALVSQRRVRDEQLIAASTSSKEAQALQGELDALARRTAELEDRQLEALELQERAEREFDAAAAQLGGVDAERDGLRSRIAEAEAGIDRELAAQTEERAGLAAEVQRDLIGVYEDLRARTGIGAARLRGNVSEASNMALAPAELSDIRAAAPDELVFCPGTGAILVRVEDE; encoded by the coding sequence ATGAAGGCCAGCCCACGCCAGCAGCGACTGCTGCTCGACCTGCAGGATCTCGACACCGCGATCGCCCGGCTGCGCCGCCGCCGGCAGACGATCCCCGAGCGTGCCGAGCTCGACGCCCTTGCGGACGGGGCCGAGGCGGCGAAGACCCGCTACATGGCGGCGCAGCGCGAGCTCGATGCGCAGCGCGCCGAGTTCGATCGCATCGAGGCCGACGTCGCGCTCGTCTCCCAGCGCCGCGTGCGCGACGAGCAGCTCATCGCCGCGAGCACCTCGAGCAAGGAGGCGCAGGCGCTGCAGGGCGAACTCGACGCGCTCGCCCGGCGCACGGCCGAGCTCGAGGACCGCCAGCTGGAGGCGCTCGAGCTCCAGGAGCGCGCCGAGCGGGAGTTCGATGCGGCCGCGGCGCAGCTGGGCGGCGTCGACGCGGAGCGCGACGGACTGCGCTCGCGGATCGCCGAGGCCGAGGCCGGGATCGATCGCGAGCTCGCCGCGCAGACCGAGGAGCGCGCGGGACTCGCCGCTGAGGTGCAGCGCGATCTCATCGGCGTCTACGAGGATCTCCGCGCCCGCACGGGCATCGGGGCGGCCCGACTGCGCGGGAACGTCTCGGAGGCGAGCAACATGGCGCTGGCGCCCGCCGAGCTCAGCGACATCCGCGCGGCCGCGCCCGACGAGCTCGTGTTCTGCCCGGGCACGGGCGCGATCCTCGTCCGCGTCGAGGACGAGTGA
- a CDS encoding Nif3-like dinuclear metal center hexameric protein: MTAPDAPRLARLREAAESLWPAATAESWDRVGLVSGDDAQPLARVLLAVDAVDATVTEALDWGADALITHHPLLLRGIHSVAEDTAKGALLARLIRGGCALLAAHTNADQPAGGVSAVIAERLGLVSPEPIVPHPADPTIGIGRVGLLAAPESLRAFAERVASVLPPTVSGVRVAGDPERRVRRVALLGGAGDSLLDHPAVRGADVYLTSDLRHHPAQESLEASAVSDGPALVDVAHWASESLWLEGAASRLASLLPGVEFRVSGLRTDPWSFAVGREGGGGAIPLS; the protein is encoded by the coding sequence ATGACGGCACCCGACGCCCCCCGCCTCGCCCGGCTGCGCGAGGCGGCCGAATCGCTCTGGCCCGCCGCGACCGCGGAGAGTTGGGACCGCGTCGGTCTCGTCTCCGGCGACGACGCGCAGCCGCTCGCGCGCGTGCTGCTCGCCGTCGATGCGGTCGACGCCACCGTGACCGAGGCCCTCGACTGGGGCGCCGACGCGCTCATCACGCACCACCCGCTGCTGCTGCGCGGCATCCATTCGGTCGCGGAGGACACGGCGAAGGGGGCGCTGCTCGCCCGGCTGATCCGGGGCGGCTGCGCGCTCCTGGCGGCGCACACGAACGCCGATCAGCCGGCGGGCGGCGTCTCCGCGGTGATCGCCGAGCGGCTCGGGCTCGTGTCCCCGGAACCGATCGTGCCGCACCCCGCGGATCCGACGATCGGCATCGGTCGCGTCGGGCTGCTCGCCGCGCCCGAGAGCCTCCGTGCGTTCGCGGAACGGGTCGCGTCCGTCCTGCCGCCCACGGTCTCGGGCGTCCGCGTCGCCGGCGATCCGGAGCGCCGGGTGCGGCGCGTCGCGCTGCTCGGCGGCGCCGGGGACAGCCTGCTCGACCACCCGGCGGTCCGCGGCGCCGACGTCTATCTCACCTCCGACCTGCGGCATCACCCGGCGCAGGAGTCGCTCGAGGCGTCCGCGGTCTCCGACGGGCCGGCCCTCGTCGACGTCGCGCACTGGGCGAGCGAGTCGCTGTGGCTCGAGGGCGCCGCGTCGCGACTCGCGAGCCTCCTGCCCGGCGTCGAATTCCGGGTCAGCGGCCTGCGCACCGACCCGTGGAGCTTCGCCGTCGGCCGGGAGGGCGGCGGCGGCGCGATCCCGCTATCGTAG
- a CDS encoding methionine ABC transporter permease, with the protein MDKLIELLADGKFLEATVQTLVYVVIAMGIGGVLGLLIGVLLTVTRQGGILQNRGVYWVLNFLVNFFRPIPFVILIAAIQPLARLVVGTGIGDRALIFVLTFAATFGIARLVEQNLLTVPPGVIEAARAMGAGPIRTILTVLIPEGLGPVVLGYTFAFIAVVDMTAMAGVIGGGGLGNLALQYGYRQFNPWITWAAVLIIIVIVQLVQLLGNVLARKLLRR; encoded by the coding sequence ATGGACAAGCTCATCGAACTGCTCGCCGACGGCAAGTTCCTCGAGGCGACGGTGCAGACCCTCGTCTACGTCGTCATCGCGATGGGGATCGGCGGCGTGCTCGGGCTGCTGATCGGCGTGCTCCTGACCGTCACCCGCCAGGGCGGCATCCTGCAGAACCGCGGCGTCTACTGGGTGCTCAACTTCCTCGTCAACTTCTTCCGACCCATCCCGTTCGTCATCCTCATCGCCGCCATCCAGCCGCTCGCGCGTCTCGTCGTCGGCACCGGAATCGGCGATCGCGCGCTGATCTTCGTGCTGACTTTCGCCGCGACCTTCGGCATCGCTCGGCTCGTCGAGCAGAACCTGCTCACCGTGCCGCCCGGCGTCATCGAGGCGGCGCGCGCCATGGGGGCCGGTCCGATCCGGACGATCCTCACGGTGCTGATCCCCGAGGGCCTCGGGCCCGTGGTGCTCGGCTACACCTTCGCCTTCATCGCGGTCGTCGACATGACGGCGATGGCCGGCGTGATCGGCGGCGGCGGCCTCGGCAATCTGGCCCTGCAGTACGGCTACCGGCAGTTCAACCCCTGGATCACCTGGGCCGCGGTGCTCATCATCATCGTCATCGTGCAGCTCGTGCAGCTGCTCGGCAACGTGCTCGCCCGGAAGCTGCTGCGGAGGTGA